CAGCATCACGAAGTGACCAGTCTGCGGCATCAACTTGTAGCCGATCGTCTGCGCGTTGGCGTAGCCGATGCTGTCAAGATGCTCCAGGGGGTCCTCGTACGGGGGGAACATGGTGGCGCTGCCGATGACCAGGATCGGCACCGTCTGGTACGCCAGCTCCTCCCGCAGGTCGAAATCGAAGCTGCTCATCAGCAGCTGGGTGAAGCTCACGCGGTCCGTGCGCAGGGCCTGGTCGACGATCAGGTCCGTGATCTCCGCGTCCGGGCTGAGTTGCAGGAAATAGTCGGCCACGAACCGGTCGTAGTCGTTCAACAGCCTGTCCGTCACGTCGACCTTCTGCTCGGTCGTGGCCAGTTGCACCGGTGCCGCGTCGATGATGATCAGGCGCCGCACGTCGTCGGTGAATCTGAAGGCGTAGTTCATGGCGATCATGCCGCCGATGCCGTGACCGACCAGGATCGGCCGGTCGAGGCCGTTGTCCTCGATGAAGCGGGCCAGGTCCCGGCTGGCGGTTTCGATGGTCAGGTTCGGCACGGGCGCCGTATGTCCGTGGCCGGGCAGCTCGTAGATCGTCAGATTGAAGCCCGATTCGAGGAAGGGCGTGAGCTTCTGCCAGGCCTCGGCGCTGGAGCCCAGGCCGTGGATCAGCACCATGTCGTAGCCGGATATGGATTCCGAACCGCTCCGCCGCGGGGACCGGGGCTCCGCGCCGGGTGAGCTGCAGGCTTGCGCGGCCAGGACCAGGCAGACGATCGTCGGCAGGGCAGTGCGTATCTTCACGTCGTTTCCCCCCCGAGGCTGAAAATGTCGCCGTCCACGGCCGCGACGACGTCGCCCGCGAAACCGTCGCCCACCAGGCGCGGCAGATCCAGTTCCGC
Above is a genomic segment from bacterium containing:
- a CDS encoding alpha/beta hydrolase, producing the protein MKIRTALPTIVCLVLAAQACSSPGAEPRSPRRSGSESISGYDMVLIHGLGSSAEAWQKLTPFLESGFNLTIYELPGHGHTAPVPNLTIETASRDLARFIEDNGLDRPILVGHGIGGMIAMNYAFRFTDDVRRLIIIDAAPVQLATTEQKVDVTDRLLNDYDRFVADYFLQLSPDAEITDLIVDQALRTDRVSFTQLLMSSFDFDLREELAYQTVPILVIGSATMFPPYEDPLEHLDSIGYANAQTIGYKLMPQTGHFVMLEQPIQVAGAIIAYSLEDESSTKLK